In a genomic window of Coprococcus eutactus:
- a CDS encoding patatin-like phospholipase family protein: protein MAKTGLVLEGGGQRGIYTAGVLDVFMDNDIEVDGVIGVSAGAIHGLSYVTRQRGRNMRYNMKYRNNKHYMSMYSLITTGDICDEQFCYHDIPERLDPLDYDAFVANPTRFYVGCSNLETGEAEYLECTDMRNPADVNKVRASASLPLISNTVEVDGMKLLDGGVSDSIPIFAFRRMGYRRNIVILTRPKGYRKGPDRMLRLEAGRYREYPEFVRRCHMRHLYYNKTLDKLEELEKQGDTLIIRPSQTIEISRLEKKPEMIEAMYELGVYDAKEKLQQVKEFLRESREDAHGQAEKQTAVTEEER, encoded by the coding sequence ATGGCGAAGACAGGATTGGTACTTGAGGGCGGAGGACAGAGAGGTATATATACCGCAGGTGTTCTGGACGTTTTTATGGATAATGATATAGAGGTGGATGGTGTGATCGGTGTGTCTGCCGGGGCGATACATGGACTCTCCTATGTGACAAGACAGAGAGGCCGAAATATGAGATACAATATGAAGTACAGGAATAACAAGCATTACATGAGTATGTATTCGCTCATAACAACGGGAGATATATGTGACGAGCAGTTCTGCTACCATGATATCCCAGAGAGATTGGATCCTCTGGATTATGACGCATTTGTGGCAAATCCAACCAGATTCTATGTCGGCTGTTCCAATCTTGAGACAGGCGAGGCCGAGTATCTCGAGTGCACAGATATGCGTAACCCCGCGGATGTGAATAAGGTCAGGGCATCGGCATCGCTGCCACTTATATCTAATACGGTAGAGGTCGATGGGATGAAGCTGCTTGACGGCGGAGTGTCGGACAGCATCCCGATATTTGCGTTCAGAAGAATGGGCTATAGAAGAAATATAGTGATCCTCACAAGACCTAAGGGTTACAGAAAAGGTCCGGACAGGATGCTCAGGCTGGAAGCAGGGAGATACAGGGAATATCCGGAATTTGTCAGAAGGTGCCATATGAGGCATTTGTACTATAATAAGACTCTTGATAAGCTGGAGGAGCTTGAAAAGCAGGGAGACACTCTGATAATCAGACCGAGTCAGACTATAGAGATATCAAGACTTGAGAAGAAACCGGAGATGATTGAGGCTATGTATGAGCTGGGTGTGTATGATGCAAAAGAGAAATTACAACAGGTGAAAGAATTTCTCAGGGAAAGCAGGGAAGATGCACATGGACAGGCAGAGAAACAGACAGCTGTCACAGAGGAAGAACGATAA
- a CDS encoding lysophospholipid acyltransferase family protein, with translation MLRFIWVIVSCIFLIMYYVPKMSYYARHPEKYSEDICYQMAQVMCNHVRHRAFIKTVATGMENLPKEGGYIMYANHQGKYDVLGVIVSHDKPITYVMDAKRSKLFIANQLTELLKAQRLDKEDIKQQVKVINDVSTEIKAGRRYILFPEGGYDHSHNELKEFMPGSFKIAKKAKCPIVPVVLYDSFKPFEGWSHRKVTTQLAFLEPIPYEAIADKTTTEIRDMVVDRIQKKLDTMETMNCW, from the coding sequence ATGTTAAGATTTATTTGGGTAATAGTTTCGTGCATTTTTCTGATCATGTACTATGTGCCAAAGATGTCGTATTATGCAAGACACCCGGAGAAATATAGTGAGGACATATGCTATCAGATGGCCCAGGTTATGTGTAATCATGTGAGACATCGCGCATTTATCAAGACGGTGGCAACGGGTATGGAGAACCTTCCGAAGGAGGGCGGGTACATAATGTATGCCAACCATCAGGGTAAGTATGATGTTCTGGGAGTCATAGTTTCCCATGACAAGCCGATCACGTATGTTATGGATGCCAAGAGATCTAAGCTGTTCATAGCGAATCAGCTCACAGAACTACTCAAGGCACAGAGACTTGACAAGGAGGACATCAAGCAGCAGGTAAAGGTCATAAATGATGTGTCAACGGAGATAAAGGCAGGTAGGAGATATATACTGTTTCCAGAGGGCGGTTACGATCACAGCCATAACGAGTTAAAGGAGTTTATGCCGGGAAGCTTCAAGATAGCTAAGAAGGCAAAGTGCCCGATAGTTCCCGTTGTGCTCTATGACTCGTTTAAGCCATTTGAGGGATGGTCGCACAGAAAGGTGACGACCCAGCTGGCATTTCTCGAGCCTATTCCCTATGAGGCGATAGCGGACAAGACCACAACAGAGATAAGGGATATGGTCGTGGACAGGATCCAAAAGAAGCTTGATACCATGGAGACCATGAACTGTTGGTAA
- a CDS encoding 3'-5' exonuclease, which translates to MRYVFVDFEMNLIDSEHKQEKKICKSEIIEIGAVKLDDEYNEIDSFKSYVKPAYGNMASRIIKLTGITDEMLETAPSYEDAVGRFIEWCADADVIYAWSENDLRQLRGETRLKQYTHPELERVFAKWQDFQKEYARMIGTSRRISLSDAVFYLGENFQGAEHDALWDARNTAEVFKLSKDEENFFRIMAPVIDVYKPKKKLTYSLSDTFGNIHLDDPGD; encoded by the coding sequence ATGAGATACGTTTTTGTGGATTTTGAGATGAATCTTATAGATTCAGAACACAAACAGGAAAAGAAGATTTGCAAGAGTGAGATAATTGAGATCGGTGCGGTAAAACTGGATGATGAATATAACGAGATAGATTCGTTTAAGAGTTATGTCAAACCGGCATATGGAAACATGGCATCGCGTATAATAAAACTCACGGGAATAACAGATGAGATGCTCGAGACTGCCCCATCATACGAGGATGCTGTGGGCAGATTTATAGAGTGGTGTGCAGATGCGGATGTTATCTATGCGTGGAGCGAGAACGACCTGAGACAGCTGCGAGGTGAGACCAGACTGAAACAGTACACTCATCCGGAACTTGAGAGGGTATTTGCAAAATGGCAGGACTTCCAGAAGGAATATGCCAGGATGATAGGCACATCCAGAAGGATATCACTGTCGGATGCTGTATTTTATCTGGGAGAGAACTTTCAGGGTGCAGAGCATGATGCGCTGTGGGATGCCAGAAACACGGCTGAGGTATTCAAGCTGTCGAAGGATGAGGAGAATTTCTTCAGGATAATGGCTCCGGTCATTGATGTGTATAAGCCAAAGAAAAAGCTGACATATTCATTGTCGGATACATTTGGCAATATTCATTTGGATGATCCGGGGGACTAA
- a CDS encoding HAD family hydrolase, producing the protein MKNIIFDIGMVLVDFHWRTTMQKLGIPENVIDTLDRNMVNHPLWNHFDLDDIPESELIQKFKELSPECSEYIDLFMNNLDDVVDMFPDADKWLKSLKNRGYHVYLLSNYPRRLFALHTPRFHFLPYTDGRVVSYECHITKPDERIYQRLCSKYNLIPEECIFLDDRQANLDAASKLGFNTLLVTDPIAVRTKLESILEKENI; encoded by the coding sequence ATGAAAAACATCATATTTGATATAGGCATGGTTCTCGTTGATTTCCACTGGAGAACAACAATGCAGAAACTTGGAATACCCGAAAACGTTATAGATACTCTGGATCGCAACATGGTAAATCATCCACTATGGAACCATTTTGATCTCGATGACATCCCAGAATCAGAGCTCATACAAAAATTCAAGGAACTGAGCCCGGAATGCAGTGAATATATAGATCTGTTCATGAACAATCTGGATGACGTGGTCGACATGTTCCCGGATGCGGACAAATGGCTCAAATCACTGAAAAACAGAGGATATCACGTATACCTGCTGTCCAACTATCCGAGAAGACTGTTCGCACTTCACACTCCGCGATTCCACTTTCTTCCTTATACAGACGGAAGAGTCGTGTCATACGAGTGCCACATAACCAAACCAGACGAGAGAATTTACCAGCGTCTGTGCAGCAAATACAACCTCATCCCGGAGGAATGTATATTTCTCGATGACAGACAGGCAAATCTTGATGCAGCATCAAAGCTTGGTTTCAACACTCTCCTTGTCACTGACCCTATAGCTGTCAGAACAAAACTCGAGAGCATCCTTGAGAAGGAGAATATATGA
- the atpC gene encoding ATP synthase F1 subunit epsilon — MNTFYLRVISSNKIFFDGRAEKIVLPLEDGEKAVLAHHENMVIATSIGEIRITTSKGEQVIGVVGEGFVQIVNNRVVLIVDSAEKPEDIDRVRANEAKIRAEERLRQKESLKEYKQSEASLARALTRLKVTEKV, encoded by the coding sequence ATGAATACATTTTATCTGAGAGTTATTTCCAGCAATAAGATATTCTTCGACGGCCGGGCAGAGAAAATAGTTCTTCCACTTGAAGATGGAGAGAAAGCGGTTCTTGCACATCATGAGAATATGGTCATAGCTACCAGCATAGGAGAGATCAGGATCACCACCAGTAAAGGTGAGCAGGTCATAGGTGTTGTGGGCGAAGGCTTTGTTCAGATAGTAAATAACCGAGTTGTCCTTATCGTGGATTCCGCAGAGAAACCGGAGGATATCGACAGAGTCAGAGCCAATGAGGCGAAGATCAGAGCGGAAGAGAGACTCAGACAGAAAGAGAGTCTGAAAGAATACAAGCAGAGCGAGGCATCCCTTGCGCGTGCTCTCACGAGGCTCAAGGTAACAGAAAAGGTGTAG
- the hydG gene encoding [FeFe] hydrogenase H-cluster radical SAM maturase HydG, whose translation MYDVRSMKAEDFIDDAEIRETLDYADRNKDNVELIDSIIEKAKLRKGLTHREASVLLACEMPDKTAEICDLAEQIKKDFYGNRIVMFAPLYLSNYCVNGCVYCPYHIKNKHIARKKLSQDEVRREVIALQDMGHKRLAIEAGEDPQMNPIEYILECIDTIYSIRHKNGAIRRVNVNIAATTVENYRKLHEAGIGTYILFQETYDKDAYEKLHPYGPKHDYAYHTEAMDRAMEGGIDDVGLGVLFGLDKYRYEFAGLLMHAEHLEAVHGVGPHTISVPRVKKADDIDPDAFDNGISDDIFCKIAACIRIAVPYTGMIISTRENPKVRDEIIRLGVSQISGGSKTSVGGYYEPEPEDEKSEQFDVSDTRTLDQVVNWLMTKGYIPSFCTACYREGRTGDRFMSLCKSGQIQNCCHPNALMTLEEYLVDYASPETAELGRRLIQDELKNIPNEKVRQIVVERLDRIKHGDRDFRF comes from the coding sequence ATGTATGATGTGAGATCCATGAAGGCGGAGGACTTCATAGATGACGCAGAGATCAGGGAGACTCTTGATTATGCGGACAGGAACAAGGACAATGTGGAGCTCATAGACTCTATAATAGAGAAGGCAAAGCTCAGGAAGGGGCTGACACACAGGGAGGCATCGGTGCTCCTCGCATGTGAGATGCCAGACAAAACAGCAGAGATCTGTGATCTGGCTGAACAGATAAAGAAGGATTTCTATGGCAACAGGATAGTCATGTTTGCGCCGCTATATCTGTCGAATTACTGTGTAAATGGCTGTGTATATTGTCCGTATCACATTAAGAACAAGCATATTGCCAGAAAGAAGCTCTCACAGGATGAGGTGAGACGAGAGGTAATTGCATTACAGGATATGGGACACAAGAGACTTGCCATAGAGGCAGGTGAGGATCCTCAGATGAATCCAATAGAGTACATTCTTGAGTGTATAGACACCATTTACAGCATCAGACACAAGAACGGTGCCATAAGGCGAGTAAATGTGAATATAGCTGCCACCACAGTGGAGAATTACAGAAAACTCCATGAGGCAGGCATAGGAACATATATATTGTTCCAGGAGACATACGATAAGGATGCTTATGAAAAGCTTCATCCGTACGGACCGAAGCATGACTATGCTTATCATACAGAGGCTATGGACCGTGCCATGGAGGGCGGAATAGACGATGTTGGATTGGGTGTGCTCTTTGGTCTGGACAAGTACAGATATGAATTTGCCGGACTTCTCATGCATGCAGAGCATCTTGAGGCAGTTCACGGCGTCGGACCACACACCATAAGTGTTCCAAGAGTAAAGAAGGCGGATGACATCGATCCGGATGCGTTTGACAATGGAATAAGTGATGATATTTTCTGTAAGATCGCGGCGTGCATCAGGATAGCAGTTCCGTACACGGGCATGATCATTTCTACGAGAGAGAATCCCAAGGTGAGGGATGAGATCATAAGACTTGGCGTGTCACAGATAAGCGGAGGCTCCAAGACCAGCGTGGGTGGCTATTATGAGCCGGAGCCGGAGGATGAGAAGTCGGAGCAGTTTGATGTCAGCGATACAAGAACCTTGGATCAGGTCGTGAACTGGCTTATGACGAAGGGGTATATCCCATCGTTTTGTACGGCATGCTACAGGGAGGGAAGAACCGGAGACAGGTTCATGAGCCTTTGCAAGAGTGGTCAGATACAGAACTGTTGCCATCCAAATGCTCTTATGACGTTGGAGGAATATCTGGTGGATTACGCATCACCTGAGACTGCGGAGCTTGGACGGAGGCTTATACAGGACGAGCTTAAGAACATTCCAAATGAAAAGGTCAGACAGATAGTGGTTGAGAGACTTGACAGGATAAAACATGGGGACAGAGATTTCAGGTTCTAA
- a CDS encoding MATE family efflux transporter, which produces MDRQRNRQLSQRKNDKYNTLILSGMEIPDSVYTQKKAQENQSKMAETPVPSLILSLSVSTVITMLVATTYNIVATYFVADLGESAVAAVGLMFSVMALIQAVGYTWGMGAGSEIARLLGQQNKRAAEQTLATALAGGVVSGVVLAVIFGIFRSEIVSLLGATDTSQELAEQYGIYIMMGAPVMCGAYVLNNALRAEGQPYLALMGIVAGGVTNAVLDYVLIKVLGFGIGAAGIATFAGQAVSLVIMYACVRARFSMVRLHIGYLWKFKGVVQVIRIGMPSFLRQGLMCVAAVLLSRSCRRYGDTALANITVANKIFAVVFAVLVGYGQGFAPVCGFAYGAKTYRRVKRSLNFTMATSVVFMVMVGGMSYLWADRLCGVFMEDAGLAAFSLRAHAVSMPFSAVCLVMGMYYQALGAYGKATLISALRQGVFFIPLIWLLPVWYGEHGVAVVQAAADMLSGITALVFWFICQRTFRTQMKNSQCR; this is translated from the coding sequence ATGGACAGGCAGAGAAACAGACAGCTGTCACAGAGGAAGAACGATAAATATAACACACTTATACTCTCTGGGATGGAGATCCCGGATAGCGTATATACACAAAAGAAGGCACAGGAGAATCAGAGCAAAATGGCTGAGACTCCGGTGCCTTCTCTTATTTTATCGCTCTCGGTGTCAACGGTCATCACTATGCTCGTGGCGACCACGTACAATATCGTAGCCACTTATTTTGTGGCGGATCTCGGCGAGTCTGCTGTTGCGGCGGTGGGGCTCATGTTCTCAGTCATGGCACTTATCCAGGCTGTAGGCTATACCTGGGGGATGGGTGCGGGCAGTGAGATCGCAAGGCTCCTCGGGCAGCAGAATAAAAGGGCGGCAGAGCAGACTCTGGCGACGGCGCTTGCGGGTGGTGTGGTGTCAGGGGTAGTCTTGGCTGTGATATTTGGCATATTCAGATCAGAAATTGTAAGTCTGCTTGGAGCAACGGACACGAGTCAGGAATTGGCGGAGCAGTATGGAATATATATTATGATGGGCGCGCCGGTGATGTGCGGAGCATATGTGCTCAACAATGCTCTGAGAGCGGAGGGGCAGCCGTACCTTGCACTCATGGGAATAGTTGCCGGAGGCGTGACAAATGCTGTACTGGATTATGTTCTTATAAAGGTGCTGGGATTTGGGATAGGAGCTGCAGGGATCGCCACATTTGCTGGGCAGGCAGTGAGTCTGGTTATCATGTATGCATGCGTCAGGGCCAGATTCAGCATGGTCAGGCTGCACATAGGTTATCTGTGGAAATTCAAGGGTGTAGTGCAGGTCATCAGGATCGGTATGCCTTCTTTCCTGAGACAAGGACTTATGTGCGTTGCGGCTGTTTTGCTGAGCCGGAGCTGCCGGCGGTATGGGGACACGGCACTTGCCAATATAACGGTGGCAAATAAGATTTTTGCGGTCGTATTTGCCGTTCTTGTGGGATATGGGCAGGGATTTGCACCTGTGTGCGGGTTTGCGTATGGAGCTAAGACGTACAGAAGAGTCAAAAGATCTCTGAATTTCACCATGGCGACTTCGGTGGTGTTCATGGTGATGGTGGGAGGAATGTCATATCTGTGGGCAGACAGGCTGTGCGGAGTATTTATGGAAGATGCCGGTCTTGCGGCTTTTTCCCTGAGGGCGCATGCTGTATCTATGCCGTTTTCGGCGGTATGTCTTGTGATGGGAATGTACTATCAGGCTCTGGGAGCATATGGAAAGGCCACACTTATATCCGCCCTGAGACAGGGGGTTTTCTTTATCCCCCTCATATGGCTGCTGCCAGTCTGGTATGGCGAACATGGTGTGGCTGTAGTTCAGGCTGCCGCGGATATGTTGTCCGGCATCACGGCCTTGGTGTTCTGGTTTATCTGTCAGAGGACCTTCCGTACACAAATGAAAAATAGTCAGTGCCGATGA
- a CDS encoding LTA synthase family protein, with amino-acid sequence MSRNEPTDNTRSSDKTLHSKSTVKRRNSLWRPVFFSAAFIYMELLFHIAIYHGIDSNIMHPLTFAIACGLTLSALTSFWHRIANAITAYTIWGIFTVYYIAQFVYYKIFRTFLSLVSIGGAHDAMNFKSVLFATLRANWYVILLFLLPLICLVLLNKLKFTFDRGRIGESNGVLKGVIVQTASSAVMWIASICLLAVHGTGAYTPYSLFHGRYVLELSMNKLGVIMTTGRDCTVIITKSNSDKTFELAESALDIQGRSNSMSSLSSDKENQNSKSSGNESSNSASGSNSTESSEPQYVPQIDENINFTQLYNSTDDDELKSITAYFSGVQPTYTDEYTGMFKDYNVVFVTAESLSTYGISKEATPTLYKIYHEGFEFTNFYNPLWYHSTIDGEFANCLSQYPASSKWSFEESADTYQPYALGNILNSQGYKSYGYHDFDATYYDRTSTHPNMGYTTFKAIGAGLDIPDHVMYSDLECIEAVYNDFIADDHFNMYLMSFSGHLPYNYDNQYICQKNREEAESLLSGKGYSDEAVAYVAAQMELDKALEYLMDKLEKAGKLDNTLFVVAPDHYPYGLSDGVYNELAGKDIEDDDFELHRNQFGIWCSSMGKPVVVDKLCASIDILPTVLNLLGADFDSRLLAGRNILSSSDELVIFADQSFITDKIKYDASTGETIYLVPESQVPDDYLDSMIAEVENRLYISDEVIGTDYFSFVYGRSSDR; translated from the coding sequence ATGAGTCGAAACGAACCAACAGATAACACGCGAAGTAGCGATAAAACACTCCACAGCAAAAGTACTGTAAAACGTAGGAATTCTCTCTGGCGCCCGGTATTCTTTTCCGCTGCTTTTATATACATGGAGCTGCTGTTTCACATAGCCATTTACCATGGTATAGACAGCAATATAATGCATCCGCTGACATTTGCCATTGCATGCGGTCTCACTCTATCCGCGCTGACATCATTTTGGCACAGAATTGCAAATGCCATCACAGCGTATACCATATGGGGAATTTTCACCGTCTACTATATAGCCCAGTTTGTGTACTATAAGATCTTCAGGACTTTCCTTAGTCTGGTCTCCATCGGAGGTGCCCACGATGCCATGAATTTTAAGTCTGTCCTGTTCGCCACTCTGAGGGCCAACTGGTACGTGATACTGCTCTTCCTGCTCCCACTTATCTGTCTCGTATTGCTAAACAAATTAAAGTTTACTTTTGACAGAGGCCGTATCGGCGAGAGCAACGGTGTACTTAAAGGCGTCATTGTACAGACCGCATCATCCGCAGTCATGTGGATCGCATCCATATGTCTTCTGGCAGTGCACGGAACCGGAGCATACACTCCTTACTCCCTTTTCCACGGCCGCTACGTGCTTGAGCTGTCTATGAACAAACTGGGAGTCATCATGACCACCGGCAGGGACTGCACAGTTATAATAACCAAGAGCAACTCTGACAAGACATTTGAGCTTGCAGAATCTGCTCTGGACATACAGGGCAGGTCAAACAGTATGTCATCACTATCAAGCGATAAAGAAAACCAGAACAGCAAGTCATCAGGCAACGAGTCTTCGAACAGTGCATCCGGCTCAAACAGCACCGAATCGTCAGAGCCTCAGTATGTGCCTCAAATAGATGAGAATATCAACTTCACCCAGCTCTATAACTCCACCGATGACGATGAGTTAAAGAGCATAACAGCATATTTCTCAGGAGTGCAGCCGACCTACACAGACGAATACACCGGCATGTTCAAGGACTACAATGTGGTATTTGTCACGGCTGAAAGCCTCAGCACCTACGGAATATCCAAGGAGGCAACCCCTACCCTGTACAAGATATACCATGAAGGATTTGAATTTACCAACTTTTATAATCCACTCTGGTATCACAGCACAATAGACGGGGAATTTGCCAACTGTCTCAGTCAGTACCCGGCCTCCTCCAAATGGAGCTTCGAGGAATCTGCAGACACATATCAGCCTTATGCTCTGGGCAATATTTTGAACAGTCAGGGATACAAGAGCTACGGCTATCACGACTTTGACGCCACATATTACGACAGAACCAGCACCCATCCGAATATGGGATACACCACCTTCAAGGCCATCGGGGCGGGACTGGACATCCCGGATCACGTCATGTACTCAGATCTGGAATGTATCGAGGCTGTATACAATGATTTCATAGCTGACGACCATTTCAATATGTACCTCATGAGTTTTTCAGGACATTTGCCATACAACTATGACAATCAGTACATATGTCAGAAGAATCGTGAGGAAGCCGAATCACTTCTCTCCGGCAAGGGTTACTCTGACGAAGCTGTCGCCTATGTCGCAGCCCAGATGGAGCTTGACAAGGCACTGGAATACCTCATGGACAAGCTTGAGAAGGCAGGAAAACTCGACAACACCCTGTTCGTAGTCGCACCTGATCACTACCCTTATGGGCTGAGTGACGGCGTGTACAATGAGCTTGCCGGCAAGGACATAGAGGACGACGACTTTGAACTGCACAGAAACCAATTCGGAATATGGTGTTCATCCATGGGAAAGCCTGTTGTCGTAGATAAGCTCTGCGCCAGCATAGATATCCTTCCAACCGTCCTGAACCTTCTCGGAGCAGACTTCGATTCAAGACTGCTTGCCGGGCGCAACATACTTTCAAGCTCAGATGAACTTGTGATATTCGCCGACCAAAGCTTTATAACCGACAAGATAAAATATGACGCCTCAACGGGAGAGACCATATATCTGGTACCGGAATCGCAAGTACCGGATGACTATCTAGACTCCATGATAGCCGAGGTCGAAAACAGACTGTACATATCGGATGAAGTCATCGGCACTGACTATTTTTCATTTGTGTACGGAAGGTCCTCTGACAGATAA
- the hydF gene encoding [FeFe] hydrogenase H-cluster maturation GTPase HydF: MGLNDTPSANRVHIGFFGCRNAGKSSLVNAVTGQSLAVVSDVAGTTTDPVYKSMELLPLGPVVIVDTPGIDDAGSLGELRVAKTRQVLSKVDVAVLVVDATADMPQADRELLDLFHEKNINHIIAYNKSDASQELMAKCGLTDETGSSIWVSAEKGYGIHELKELIGKLTTTDTMTKMLVGDLLSPGDVVVLVIPIDSAAPKGRLILPQQQVIRDVLEAGAISVVCRDMELADTLERFGSQVSMVITDSQAFGKVMKIVPEDIYMTSFSILMARFKGQLQMAVLGAHVLDELRDEGGIEIMAKIGATENDRSESESSKSESVGSVTGKEAVDTKRNIPRVLIAEGCTHHRQCDDIGTVKLPGWIRNYTGLEPEFTFVSGTEFPDDLTGYDLIIHCGGCMLNEREMKNRQQMAQQQGVPMTNYGTAIAHMNGILERSLRVFNGIYDN, translated from the coding sequence ATGGGACTTAACGATACGCCATCGGCGAACAGAGTGCATATAGGATTCTTCGGCTGCAGGAATGCGGGCAAATCAAGCCTTGTGAATGCGGTCACGGGACAGAGTCTGGCGGTGGTGTCCGATGTGGCTGGAACGACCACGGATCCAGTGTATAAGTCAATGGAGCTTCTGCCCCTTGGACCGGTAGTCATAGTGGACACGCCAGGAATAGACGATGCCGGAAGTCTTGGAGAACTCAGGGTGGCAAAGACCAGACAGGTGCTGTCAAAGGTTGATGTGGCGGTGCTTGTGGTGGATGCAACCGCGGATATGCCGCAGGCGGACAGAGAACTTCTCGATCTGTTCCATGAGAAGAATATAAATCATATAATTGCATACAATAAGAGCGATGCTTCACAAGAGCTGATGGCAAAATGTGGCTTGACCGACGAGACGGGCAGCTCAATTTGGGTTAGTGCGGAAAAGGGATATGGAATACATGAGCTTAAGGAACTGATAGGAAAGCTGACTACAACGGATACCATGACAAAAATGCTTGTGGGAGATCTGCTTAGCCCTGGTGATGTGGTCGTGCTTGTTATACCGATAGATTCCGCGGCTCCAAAGGGAAGACTTATCCTTCCGCAGCAGCAGGTTATAAGGGATGTACTTGAGGCAGGAGCGATATCAGTTGTGTGCCGTGACATGGAGCTTGCTGACACGTTGGAGAGATTTGGCAGTCAGGTATCGATGGTCATAACGGATTCCCAGGCATTTGGAAAGGTGATGAAGATAGTGCCTGAAGACATCTATATGACGTCATTTTCAATACTTATGGCGAGGTTTAAGGGCCAGCTTCAAATGGCGGTTTTGGGGGCACATGTTCTGGATGAGCTGAGAGATGAAGGTGGCATAGAAATTATGGCAAAGATCGGGGCTACGGAGAATGATCGGTCTGAGAGCGAGTCATCAAAGAGCGAGTCTGTCGGCAGTGTGACAGGGAAAGAAGCTGTAGACACAAAAAGAAATATTCCGAGAGTCTTGATAGCCGAGGGCTGCACCCATCATAGACAATGTGATGACATAGGAACGGTCAAGCTTCCGGGATGGATAAGAAACTACACGGGGCTTGAGCCTGAGTTTACATTTGTCAGTGGAACGGAGTTCCCGGATGATCTGACAGGATATGACCTGATCATCCACTGCGGAGGGTGCATGCTAAATGAGAGAGAGATGAAGAACAGGCAGCAAATGGCGCAGCAGCAGGGAGTTCCTATGACAAATTATGGAACGGCTATAGCGCATATGAATGGTATCCTGGAGCGGAGTCTCAGGGTATTTAACGGCATATACGATAATTGA